The genomic interval AATGGGTATACCACATTTGACAAAGCTCCTATGCACCTTTTGGTAAAAAAACTCTCACAAACCTAAGCACGAATCGATCAGCAAAAATCGATGTCTCAATTAAATGTTTCTGGCAGAAGACGACACCTTCATATTGCATGGAGATCGTGTGGTGTCCATAGAATATCAATAGATATGAACATATCATCAATAATTTCGTCAGACTACAGATAGTTACTCGAATTTGCAACAACAGACTCACAGTGATCGTAAATTTGTTCTGTCCGAGAGTGTTCCACAGTTTGATGGTTCGATCTCGCGATCCAGACACGATCTGTCGGTTGTCGGCAGAAAACGCAACGCTCATCACGTCCTTCGTGTGGCCAATGAACCTGCGCGTCGTGTGACCGGCATTGAGGTCCCAAAGGCGCAGTGTGCTGTCCCATGAGCTGCTCAACGCGAACTGTCCGTCGGACGAGATGACGAGATCCGAGACAAAGTGGTTGTGACCGTGAAGGGCTTTCTGAGCTGTTCCGTAGTGTCCCTCGTGATGATCCAGCTTCCACATGATGATGGTCTTGTCACGAGACGAGGAAAGAATCATATCGGGAACCTGAGGTGTCGTGGCTATCTGAGTCACCCAACCATTGTGCCCTTTCAGTGTGCCAGTAAGAGTCAACTGCTCCTCGCCCATATTATGAACGGATTGCCTTACAATCGATGGATTCCCGACGTAGTAAGAGAGTGCAAGCTGATTATCCGGGTAATTGGACACGTGGGTCGTTTGAATCAATAGGGAAGGATGTCACTTTGGGCTAGAATTTTGGGCCAGTGGTTTCTAATAGGACTCGTTGTTTCAATACTAGCAGCAAAAGTCCAACCTGAAGTGGGGAAGAAAGGAGGTAGAGTGCAATAGATATGTAGCCTTGATCTTCAACCATTTTGTCTGAATGGCAGGACTGTTGAAACCAGAAATCACTATAAAATATATTGCTGTATCAGTCATCTTTCTTAACAGTGGACTGTCACTAAGAACGGATGTGAGAATGCTAATTTGTATGATTTAttgcttggtgtgtgtgtgtgtgtgtgtgtgtgtgtgtgtgtgtgtgtgtgtgtgtgtttgtttgtttgtgtgtgtgtgtgtgtgtgtgtgtgtgtttgtttgtttgtgtgtgtgtgtgtgtgtgtgtgtgtgtgtgtgtgtgtgtgtgtgtgtgtgtacacgcttataacattaattaactaaagctACCATAGTACTTAGCTTTGTTGGTCAAATAGTCAGATCTCATGTGACTATAGAACTGAGATATTTACAGGCATGCTGATTGGATTGGTTttgatacaaatacaagtgGATTCCTTGATTAGTACACTATGCAGCACTTCTCTATGACACTTCAGTTTGAGCATCTCaggtctttgtctgtttacgATGTTGCAGGATCTAAAAAAGGCTTTATTTTCAATACGACTACATGCTTTTATCCAGATCTTTACACTCGTATTTATTCCttttgcaattttctttctcgtTTGGTTGCTTTCCTATTCTTCATTGAATATCTGGCTACAAAAGGGGTCAGTCAATGTCCCTCAGTCGTCTGCAACGAATTTGTCTCGTAACACGAATTTTGTGGTGTGCAGGCTACTGGTTGTTAGCTGCATGCCCCCACCTGTTTCATCAGCTGTCATATTGACAAAAGCTGTTGGAGGAAATGAGGTGAGAATTAAACAATGACTGTCTTTACTTCAATGCTTTCTTAGTTTCACTGCCCTTTAGGCAGCTGCGATATTTAATTCTGCGTTTGGAAGCTTTTTGGTAAGTACTTTACTAGACCAGTGGTCTTGGacttttattttgttttgtgtaggGTATATTTGTAACTCCACTTTTGCTTCTTTTTCTGGTAAGATTTACTTCACTTGGTTGACTTGTATTTTCTATTACATCGTTCACTACGTTGTATATGCTTGACTGCTTGCTTTTTCTGCTTTCTCTCAGACAATTATGTGATTGTCAGTGAAATATTGTGAATTTGCTTGTACGATTACTACTTGAAAGTCAGAATGTTGCCAGTACGTAATCTTTCGTTTCAACAGGTTGGAGCGTCTGGTGCTGTCCCAGTCCAGTCCGTGTTTACAACACTATTTATGACTGTAGTAGCTCCAGTACTAATTGGACAGGTTTGTCTCAGTAGGTTATTCGGTTGGATCACGTAATGCAAAAGGTATCATGACTACTACTCTGTTTATTGTAGGTAATTCGTTC from Corticium candelabrum chromosome 14, ooCorCand1.1, whole genome shotgun sequence carries:
- the LOC134189863 gene encoding sodium/bile acid cotransporter 7-B-like, yielding MSLWARILGQWFLIGLVVSILAAKVQPEVGKKGGLLKPEITIKYIAVSVIFLNSGLSLRTDDLKKALFSIRLHAFIQIFTLVFIPFAIFFLVWLLSYSSLNIWLQKGLLVVSCMPPPVSSAVILTKAVGGNEAAAIFNSAFGSFLGIFVTPLLLLFLVGASGAVPVQSVFTTLFMTVVAPVLIGQVIRSFVREWLDKANLPFGALGKLILLVIIYTTFCDTFASASLDIESTDMAVIIIVVLLCQLSFLTLSFMLSTRVFKGFRPSDVVAIVFCSTHKSLTLGIPMLKIMYSGYSHLSLISIPLLVYHPTQILLGGFLVPFVRSWMVSATSRQEAIEKEIQETCSGNSPSSISA